aagatttcacctaaaatccagtaaccaacagaatatgttatatcaaacggatattttgggttagaaagaccaaatatccagtgtaaaaatccagtaatcaacagaaatattataccaaagggttatttttggttagaatgacaaaatatgatatccatttttactgccctgtgtttcaatagtaacctatttgcgttttaaaatttcattttttttccaaattccattacaagtaatcccagttactatgcaaatactCTCCTAAgagtatttatcacagcatgaactccatgttcatttttgtttcatgttaccatggtaaccatttaggtaaccacagtttttttatttaaaaccatctatgttaaaacataattcacggttttttttattttatggatttctaagtaacaacttttaacattcgttctataataataataattgtagtttctttgccttcattctaggatgaataataaagataatgtatattggggccattctggtcaaaattatgttttccgttaattttagtgtgttagaattaattttatatagaccagaaataatttttcaagcatttttaattttgtttcatgcagtcatcccaaataagtgttatatagtatagtactaacttattatgcattcatcgaattaagtttatgcctttaaaataattttatgtgctaaaattaattctactagtatctcaaattaattttatgaacccaattccccttatcacccaatgtaccattatttatcacaagcagtaacagtagcgcacagttttttttattcaaaacataattcacttgtacgtatttattttatggatttataattaacgacatcttaatgtttattttataataattcattttgatttctttgcctcattccaggaagaataatgaagacaaattatttctgattgtttaactaaagtaaaataatGCCCATGTAGTGGTGCCTTATTTTTtatgtgacctggcgtgaccccataaactctattattagctagatctcccctttccatggcaGCATCGgctatatttttttaaacccagcaggccaagacaagggggaaatattacaagttaaatgtttcatgtttaatactgcccagggctcgaaattaacttttttccctggtagtccacttgggctaccattttctgaagttggtagcccggtgacagtggcccatgcatattttagatcaggggtatctttttttcgttaaccagacaagaaaaggctatttatattttacaagattctgcccatgaagtgaattttctagtcttttgatgtgtatacttgcagaactttaatacccaaggaaacaggtataatggacgacagtgggactcaaaagttttgtgacctattaacaacccgtttcactctcagagttgtatgcaaattttaaaagtcgccatgacaacctgacaacaacatggccttttcagctcTAAGACATACTGTAGTTGAGCTAAAAATAGGCCATGCCCCTACtgccgggaggaggcataattgcCGTAAgcgtgtgggggttcgaatcccgtttgggttatagtaaaaattatatttctgtgtcattgtgattgatacattattatcaaaatgcaaacgagaatgcgtttttattggccatcgtttcctgtgcctgtcattcaagtacgtcagttcagatattgaaactttgttgcaaagttccaccgcatggccggtcgtcttcgtaatttccagaacaaagtcacattatgaCATGCCCAGcagggtttgactgcatttatctacctcgtcccaaagtgacggacggatctttcaacctttcagcttggtgaaaaacgcatttattgattcgccaaaggcctgtggattcgcttatttttgcacaagtgctacatggacataataataataataataataataataataataataataatattaccagcgataccagcaggcctagagTTTcaacttttgtgcgaactttatggaTGAAAGTTAGGTCTCAGACCCCCCcaaccccaccccaccccactctaacttaactgacctaaaactGAAAACATTTGGGACACGtgtcctgtactaattctttcataaacgtaccaatgtaccaatgtacaatggattaattctgatgtaccggtatagtataaaacttattcagacttacCTCGTAAGCGTCATAatggcattgcagaataaacattttttttctgcatttcgcatgtttcaccctgccagtgtagtctggcagagaccctgcgattcgcgttcttccctgttggaacacgcgcgcgcccatcagagacgcgacgcgaatcccagagcatgcgcaattgagtctaCGTGCATGCACGTGACAGTATAGAACgatctcgtgctatcgtgtcgttgacctttaaaatgatggaatgttgacagaaactggaattactgcagagaatacttttcaggatatcacatgtgattgtgagtgtctaaggtaccaagtaggacgttttggaaatcctttcagaaagttcacgccgccttgggccattttgtggagtataagcttataagcttaagCTTACGGAACTGCAGCGtctatacagtatttctactgtacatattgccggaacatatgcgatggaattttgcgtttcacgtcgttcaatcattcacacggaaatgccgcccttctccaaactttgaaaagacaGGGTGAtcgacagactttggaatgctaactcttttatatcaagaatgacgtaatttaatgagaagacaattgtattcgagcacggctacagtttttgattcgggaactctcatcatggaccgtggttgtattcaacaatcgagagggctagggtgagtcgaactttttcctatgtccatgtagcacttgtgcaaaaataagcgaatccacaggcctttggcgaatcaataaatgcgtttttcaccaagctgaaaggttgaaagatccgttcgtcactttgggacgaggtagataaatgcagtcaaaccctgctgggcacataatgtgactttgttctggaaattacgaagacgaccggccatgcggtggaactttgcaacaaagtttcaatatctgaactgacgtacttgaatgacaggcacaggaaacgatggccaataaaaacgcattctcgtttgcattttgataataatgtatcaatcacaatgacacagaaatataactcaaacgggattcgaacccccacacgcTTACGgcaattatgcctcctcccggcagaagggccatggcctattTTTAGCCCAGCTACAGTATGTCTTAgagctgaaaaggccatgttgttgtcaggttgtcatggcgacttttaaaatttgcatacaactctgagagtgaaacgggttgttaataggtcacaaaacttttgagtctcactgtcgtccattatacctgtttccttgggtattaaagttctgcaagtatacacatcaaaagactagaaaattcacttcatgggcagaatcttgtaaaatttaaatagccttttcttgtctggataacgaaaaaagatacccctgatctaaaatatgcatgggccactgtcaccgggctaccaacttcagaaaatggtagcccaagtggactaccagggaaaaaagttaatttcgagccctgggcagtattaaacatgaaacatttaacttgtaatatttcccccttgtcttggcctgctgggtttaaaaaaaatgtttaaaggtttACAGgcatcatgttcaaatttagtcGTTGCTTCCATggaaggggagatctagctaataatagagtttatggggtcacgccaggtcacataAAAAATAaggcaccactacatggtcattattttactttagttaaacaatcagaaataatttgtcttcattattcttcctggaatgaggcaaagaaatcaaaatgaattattataaaataaacattaagacgtcgttaattataattccataaaataaatacgtacaagtgaattatgttttgaataaaaaaactgcgcgctactgttactgcttgtgataaggggaattgggttcataaaattaatctgagatactagtagaattaattttagcacataaaattattttaaaggcataaacttaattcgatgaatgcataataagttagtactatactatataacacttatttgggatgactgcatgaaacaaaattaaaaatgcttgaaaaattatttctggtctatataaaattaattctaacacactaaaattaacggaaaacataattttgaccagaatggccccaatatacattatctttattattcatcctagaatgaaggcaaagaaactacaattattattattattatagcacgaatgttaaaagttgttatttagaaatccataaaataaataaaaaacagtgaattatgttttaacatagatggttttaaataaaaaaactgtggttacctaaatggttaccatggtaacatgaaacaaaaatgaacatggagttcatacTGTGATAAATACTCTTAGGAGagtatttgcatagtaactgggattacttgtaatggaatttggaaaaaaattgaaattttaaaacgcaaataggttactattgaaacacagggcagtaaaaatggatatcatattttgtcattctaaccaaaaataaccctttggtataatatttctgttgattactggatttttacactggatatttggtctttctaacccaaaatatccctttgatataacatattctgttggttactggattttaggtggaatctttgaaaaactggtaatttttactcctgaatggttgccatggaaacatctcacattaaagtgagtgtgatttttttggtgtgctaaccagaaaaacccttattatcaatttttttacatcaatcaatagttctttaataggaattagggaaaaagtaacattttcaatcccaaaatagttaccatggcaacttgtaacattaaaataagtctgttttttgtgttttctgacccgaactcccccgacaggtaattttcatatcaatcacagtaacttttcatgggatataagaaaaactgaaattttcaacccgaAAAAaacggttaccatggaaacatggggcagtgaaatcgatatcatatttagtcttttcgacccaaaatacccttatgatgaaattttcgcggaaattgaacctattattattcgcgttattatttctatataatacttattatattaattattatcattaaatcTAATAACGTTCATGTGCTCGTAGTACATCACCATTTAGCTCACCACACAGTGGTTAATTCTGAGTGTTCCTTACGGCGTGGTTATTACCCATCGAAAAGCAAGCAGGGGTAAGAGGGTTGCAAATTGCAGCCTACCTGTCAGCCATTTTCCAGCAGCTGCCAGAAGCATATTTCGTTTTTTCAGATAAAACTGAGACACTTCGTCTGCATAGTTTCTGAAACCTTCAAAGCCCCACTGGTTTAAGAGCTGGAAAGCGAGGATCTGCGTATGTACGATATCAAAGACAGTGACGCTCATAATTGAGTAACATTGTTGATGACTGAAAAGTAacttatgtaaaattttctctctttttgtTGCTTTAacaggattggaactaattttggataatcgcatcttcatatttttcaaatttctcaaaagtggaAGGTGCCAtatggctgaatgttgcaatattgcaaattactcattaaaacaagtgcataacctaaaaaaagaaatttcaagaagatgagattacatttgcagattacaccgacgttacttcaccatccaatcatcccaaattagttccaatcttattttttttccaaaacaaaaatgcAAGAGCATTGCTGCGCCTATATGATGCATCTTTTctcattagaaaaaaaaactgttcatAAATTAAGACAATTTCACATTAAAACGTTAACTCTTGGAATTCTATTTGATCGACAAGTTTCAAGAAGATTGAATCTTCGTCTTTAAGATGGCAAATTGAGAATTGATCTGTGCAAACGCGATTCGTCAGGCGAATGGTAGTCGCATGACCACGCGAATATGATGTGCAGGATTTTAATAGGCCAGTTTGTCGGAATCATCATTCGCTTGCATGTAAATTAAACGTCAAGTTGTGGGAGATGTTCATTGCCTTTTTAACGCAAAGCAGAAACAAACGGGTCTTGGCAGTCAGGATGAATTTCCAAGAGACGTAAACTGCGCCATACCTGTGGCAATGAGCTAGAATGAAGAACGCCTGCTACAGTATGCAAAACTAATCGTTGGAGAAGCAGCTTTGGCCCAGTGACAAAACCAAGACGTAATCTGGGGAAAGAAAAGCATTGTCGTTGTAAAATGTATGAAGATACAGGGTATATTAACACTGATGTGATTTTATAAACGCATACAAACAGAGATAGTAGAGAAAGGTATCATGCCGTTATTCAAGCAGTAAGTCATCAAAATAAGCCCAATAGTCATTTTTATCCAAGGTAGATAATAGTTCAGCCGGTCCAAGGAACAAACTGAAAACTACGATAATAGCAGGGTCGTCTTGAACCACTGCTTAGTGGTGGCAAAAAGGTGTCACGAAAGGATAAGCGTAAGTATGCTAGAATGCTTCACCCTAAAGATTGACCAAGACTGACAAATGTTGTGTAATTAGGCAAAGCCATCAAATAATTGTTGTGAGACAGTCACTCACCATTTGAGAAGCAAATATCATACTTCGACTAGTATGGTCGTCATTGTAATCGATCATTGCTCTGGTCTATACTCAATACCCGTTTGTTTATACTATTGTAATACGCAACTACGTTCCCAGTGTTGCCGATAAGTATAGACAAAGTACCTCACCACAATGAGTTTGCTCTTCTTTGATAATGCTAAAACTACACTTACCCAGCTGCCGATAGTACTTTTGAAAATGAATCTAGTCTGATAACTCTGCCATCCTCGTCCAAGGAGAGGAAACTGGGAACTCGGGGctgagaaaaatgacaaacattcATGATGAGCTACATGACACTGACCCTGAAGTGTAAAGGTCAGTGAGAGGAAATTGCTGGCAAGCAAATAAAAGGAAACCATCATATCAATACCTGATAATTTAATCAAAGGTAATACACTTACTCTGGTAAACTGCACATAATAGTTTGGGTCATCTTCAATGATCAATAAATTGTAATTCCGTGCTATCTCATAGATTTCCTTCTTCCTCTCCATTGTCAATCCAGCACCAGTTGGATTTCCACCGTTTGGGTTGAGATAGAGAATCCTGGGAATGTCCGGCACTTCTTGCCGGGGCTTGCTGACATCACTGGGATTCCATCTTGATAGGATTTCTCTCAAGTGACTTGGCTTCATACCTTCTTGGTCCGAGTCGACACCAAGTACATTGCATCCGTGTGGATCGAGCTGAACAAACgaaaaaacaaaatacttttCTCATTTACTTCAACGCTTTATATCTGCGTAGTTTGGTATGGTCCCCAACATGATCGGATTTGTAGAGGTATTAAAAAGGTTTTGAACTTGATACTTGCCTTTCACACACCTGTCTTTATCAAATTGAGCCCGGCGTTTCAGACACAAATGTAAACACTGACCTACAAAGATAGGTACATGTCCACAGACATAAATAATAATCCTTATCTTGACGAACAGTATATTCTTGAAAATACTTATGTAAGCTAGCTCCTTCGATGGGGAAAATAGCTGTAACGTTCGAaaatatttaaaggtatacagtcatctgtaatcGTAATATGCCATTATACGGTCAAacgggcgttccttggtattcaaaatgcccatgtgagggcgctgttttaaaaagcggccacccacttaaaatctgtgattggttaggcTTTCTctctccatggtaactgtggcaaaattagaacaggtgacagtatacctgtaACTTTATCTAAACAAACACATGTTCTCCTTTGCTCCCTCGAGGTAGGTTACCAGACTTTGTATTAGTCTTGCATTCGCAACGCAATGAGTACAGTTTTCATtggatttttattgttgttgttattcttGTTATTGACATACTATCCATACAGTTTCGTTGACAGGTTAACCACAGTATGCACCTCTTACACTACGACACTGCATTGGTATACAGTTAAACAACAATATGTTATTTCATCACTcctaaaagaaaacaaaatttgtgtCTATATTGATTTGACATAGAAAAGGAGTGAAAATAAGAGAGACCCTATCtatgtttatttcaactttgCCTGCGCTTTCGTTTACGAACGTTGAATGTGATGAGGTAGTCGTAAATTTAGCTAAACTGCTTACTACGGCAAGAATCCCGGGATATGTAGGAGTTACCATGAGAATGTTGTCACCCGGAGATATAAACATTTCGAGTGTCTGGAAAAAGGAGAAATGTGGAAACTTAGCTATATGGTTAGCGTATATCTTGCCTACACTGTTTCAATGATTTTTATCGTCACGAATGATAATCTCAGTATTAAATGGAACCATGCACACATGATAACGACATTGCCGGAAAACAGGAGAATTTTCGTTTGCAAAATTGAGTATGTTTATGCAACGTATAGGTATACTATAGGGAAAAGGTTTCAATTCAATGGACCAGAAATCTTATTTACTTCATATACAATTCAGTGCCAGTATAGGGACATGTTGACATTTGCTGTGCAGAAATGAGGATAGTCAAATACTTCAATCCTTGTGTATATTATATGCAAATGTGCTTGTTCTCTCACTACTTCTTATGTGGAGGACTTTGGACGAGCATTCCAGTGTGTGGTTGGCATCACGGACAGTTGTTCAACATCGGGAACTTTGGTAAAGGAACATGAATTAGATTGATATAAATAGCATGCATCCAATAACATACAGGCACAGCAAAGAATGTCTTAATTGATAAGGCATTACTTTTAAGACAATTAACTTTCAATCACACCCTTAAAAGCAGCAATATCGAAATCAATTGCTTCCTCCAAAGATGAGCCACATTCTATCGACGTATTGTCTCATGATGAGTAGCGGCGTCCTTTTGTATGACATCAAGTTCAATCTCCGAGAAAGAGGTTCAGCCTTTGCTCAAACCAAAACATTACTTAATCTTGTGTAACCAGTTATCAATTTAGAGAATTatttatttgaacatgtgtaTGAGGCGTACTTGTATGGTGGGATCGTAGGTAGGATAGAGgataataaagataaagtacGGGCTACCTATTATAATTAGTGACATTGTCTTTTCCTGTCGACTATATGTGTTGTAGATAGCAATGCATGGAcgaaaaatgtgatgaaaattgttcTTGACTTAGTTTTAGAGATCGCATGGCCTTGGATAtccttatgtttttttttactttcatgaaaaatgttatttctaAACGAAGCCATCGGCTAATTCAGAGTGAATTCATTGCACTGTTCTTTCAGCATAAACTTTTAAAAACCTCCTCTACAATCTgctttaaattcaaatatatggaGACACATTAGCACATATATTACATGGATACTTTAATAACACACACGCTCATATACATACCCTACAAAGACCATCTTGATTCCCTGTCGTAACAACTAAATCCATTTCTCGGCCTTCTCCATTGCAGCTAATTCTGCAGGTGGGTGGGTTGTGTTCTTCGATCTGCAGCTTCTCAAGTAACTCGACCAATTCTGGTAGCCTAGGGTAGAAAAGaggaggcaccgtggaccagtggttagggtaacggactcactatcggaggatggtgagttcgagacacGGTTCAAGACCcagtaggtccagagtaacccTCTTCCTGCCGAGCtcccttgtccgttatcctgccaagtcagtagaaaaccgcctcatcctgtaattgggctaacgcccgttGGATGGTGgactgattaaaaaaaaattcacaaattcgTACACCGCAGGACAAAGATAGGTAAACTATAtttacatcaataacaatgcGCGGTTATCCACTTTCTGACTAAGAAGGAAATCAAAAGAAGCGCAAGAATTAAACAATTAACCATGATTTGCAATTAGCGAGAAACCGTACAGATGGGAATAAAGCTATGTTGAAGAATATTATCATATAGCATactttaaagcgcagtggtcgtcgcgctgcgcatcctcctgagggggtccccctctgttgtaaacaaatccaagaacgccgcacatgttacgggttgattgtaatgtttgcgatattgccgcttgtaaaaatggcggctgatctgtcacaagcataccaactaaccaaatgtaacacgcaataaaaggtcaattaatctaagttaaatatctgctgaatattgaa
This DNA window, taken from Ptychodera flava strain L36383 chromosome 4, AS_Pfla_20210202, whole genome shotgun sequence, encodes the following:
- the LOC139131674 gene encoding kynurenine/alpha-aminoadipate aminotransferase, mitochondrial-like isoform X2, whose amino-acid sequence is MLLNRSVSIFLRGRKALVNETLVKDYNRFLNNVSLARKLPAIREMVDIQQKSSQTMISFAAGMPSFEMSPFQEATFKLKDGSSLTMDETSIKKLTPYTSSQGLPELVELLEKLQIEEHNPPTCRISCNGEGREMDLVVTTGNQDGLCRLDPHGCNVLGVDSDQEGMKPSHLREILSRWNPSDVSKPRQEVPDIPRILYLNPNGGNPTGAGLTMERKKEIYEIARNYNLLIIEDDPNYYVQFTRPRVPSFLSLDEDGRVIRLDSFSKVLSAAGLRLGFVTGPKLLLQRLVLHTVAGVLHSSSLPQILAFQLLNQWGFEGFRNYADEVSQFYLKKRNMLLAAAGKWLTGLAEWTVPNGGLFLWIKILGIDDTHKMITDKAIEKQVLLVPGNAFFQDSGKKSSYVRASFSDQTWEEMDEGMRRLAELIKEELKGKKED
- the LOC139131674 gene encoding kynurenine/alpha-aminoadipate aminotransferase, mitochondrial-like isoform X1, with amino-acid sequence MLLNRSVSIFLRGRKALVNETLVKDYNRFLNNVSLARKLPAIREMVDIQQKSSQTMISFAAGMPSFEMSPFQEATFKLKDGSSLTMDETSIKKLTPYTSSQGLPELVELLEKLQIEEHNPPTCRISCNGEGREMDLVVTTGNQDGLCRTLEMFISPGDNILMVTPTYPGILAVLDPHGCNVLGVDSDQEGMKPSHLREILSRWNPSDVSKPRQEVPDIPRILYLNPNGGNPTGAGLTMERKKEIYEIARNYNLLIIEDDPNYYVQFTRPRVPSFLSLDEDGRVIRLDSFSKVLSAAGLRLGFVTGPKLLLQRLVLHTVAGVLHSSSLPQILAFQLLNQWGFEGFRNYADEVSQFYLKKRNMLLAAAGKWLTGLAEWTVPNGGLFLWIKILGIDDTHKMITDKAIEKQVLLVPGNAFFQDSGKKSSYVRASFSDQTWEEMDEGMRRLAELIKEELKGKKED